The following are encoded in a window of Flavobacteriales bacterium genomic DNA:
- a CDS encoding succinate dehydrogenase/fumarate reductase iron-sulfur subunit, translating to MKLTLKIWRQSGPNDKGRMETYPVNDVSEDMSFLEMLDVLNDDLVRQGKDPIAFDHDCREGICGSCSLFINGEAHGPGRMITTCQLHMRKFKDGDTIHVEPWRAGAFPVIKDLAVDRGAFDRIQAAGGFVSVNTSGNLVDGNAVPIPKDDADKAFDAATCIGCGACVATCVNSSAMLFVAAKVSQFALLPQGRPEAERRVLAMVEQMDKEGFGNCSNTGACEVECPKGISLEHIARMNREYLVASVTKE from the coding sequence ATGAAACTGACACTGAAGATCTGGCGCCAATCCGGTCCCAACGACAAAGGCCGCATGGAGACCTACCCCGTGAACGATGTCTCCGAGGACATGTCGTTCCTGGAGATGCTGGACGTGCTGAACGACGACCTCGTGCGCCAGGGGAAGGACCCGATCGCGTTCGACCACGACTGCCGCGAGGGTATCTGCGGATCGTGCAGCCTGTTCATCAATGGCGAGGCGCATGGACCGGGCCGCATGATCACCACCTGCCAGCTGCACATGCGCAAGTTCAAGGACGGCGACACCATCCACGTGGAACCGTGGCGCGCAGGGGCCTTCCCGGTGATCAAGGACCTGGCCGTGGACCGCGGCGCCTTCGACCGCATCCAGGCCGCAGGCGGCTTCGTGAGTGTGAACACCAGCGGCAACCTGGTGGACGGCAACGCGGTCCCCATCCCCAAGGACGACGCCGACAAGGCCTTCGACGCGGCCACCTGCATCGGCTGCGGCGCCTGCGTGGCCACTTGCGTGAACAGCAGCGCCATGCTTTTCGTGGCCGCCAAGGTGAGCCAGTTCGCGCTGCTGCCCCAGGGGCGTCCCGAAGCCGAACGCCGCGTGCTGGCCATGGTGGAGCAGATGGACAAGGAGGGCTTCGGCAACTGCAGCAACACCGGCGCCTGCGAGGTGGAATGCCCCAAGGGCATCAGTCTGGAGCACATCGCTCGCATGAACCGGGAGTACCTGGTGGCGAGCGTGACGAAGGAGTGA
- a CDS encoding aminopeptidase P family protein, whose amino-acid sequence MRYTPPSAATYREHRARFRQQMEKGGLAIFHSNDVMPTSADGHLPFKQASDILYLTGIDQEETILLLFPDAVDPKDREILFVRETNEHIAIWEGAKFTQAEATALSGIATVLWTSAYEATVKRLLPQAEKLYLNSNEHLRQSNEVETREERLNKVLRERYPLHELKRSAPIMHRIRSRKTAEEVAQIQRAVDITGKAFKRVCGFIKPGVKEYEIEAEITHEFLRNGSRGHAYTPIIASGYSACVLHYITNDQVCQDGDVVLMDFGCEYGGYASDLTRCLPVNGRFTDRQRAVYNAVLRVKNEATALLRPGTMLADYHKEVGRIMESELIGLGLLDKTEVKNQDPERPLYKKYFMHGTSHFLGLDVHDVGLWTEPIAEGMVFTVEPGIYIREEKLGIRLENDVLVTSGAPDDLFKAIPVEAEEVEELMASIRKASGVAM is encoded by the coding sequence ATGCGCTACACCCCCCCTTCCGCCGCCACCTACCGAGAGCATCGCGCCCGTTTCCGCCAGCAGATGGAGAAGGGTGGTCTCGCCATCTTCCACAGCAACGACGTGATGCCCACCAGCGCCGACGGGCACCTCCCGTTCAAACAGGCAAGCGACATCCTGTACCTCACGGGCATCGACCAGGAGGAGACCATCCTGCTGCTGTTCCCCGATGCGGTGGACCCCAAGGACCGCGAGATCCTCTTCGTGCGCGAGACCAACGAGCACATCGCCATCTGGGAGGGCGCCAAGTTCACCCAGGCCGAGGCCACCGCCTTGAGCGGAATCGCCACCGTACTCTGGACCAGCGCCTACGAGGCCACCGTGAAACGGCTGCTGCCCCAGGCGGAGAAGCTGTACCTGAACAGCAACGAGCACCTGCGCCAAAGCAACGAGGTGGAAACGCGTGAGGAGCGGCTGAACAAGGTGCTGCGAGAGCGCTACCCGCTGCATGAACTGAAGCGCAGCGCGCCGATCATGCACCGCATCCGCAGCCGCAAGACGGCCGAAGAAGTGGCGCAGATCCAGCGCGCGGTGGACATCACGGGCAAGGCCTTCAAGCGTGTTTGCGGATTCATCAAGCCCGGGGTGAAGGAGTACGAGATCGAAGCGGAGATCACCCACGAGTTCCTGCGCAACGGCTCGCGCGGGCATGCCTACACGCCCATCATCGCCAGTGGCTACAGCGCCTGCGTGCTGCACTACATCACCAACGACCAGGTCTGCCAGGACGGCGATGTGGTCCTGATGGACTTCGGCTGCGAGTACGGCGGCTATGCCAGCGATCTCACGCGCTGCCTGCCGGTGAACGGCCGCTTCACCGATCGCCAGCGTGCGGTATACAACGCCGTGCTGCGCGTGAAGAACGAGGCCACCGCACTGCTGCGTCCCGGAACGATGCTGGCCGACTACCACAAGGAGGTGGGCCGCATCATGGAAAGTGAGCTGATCGGTCTGGGCCTGCTGGACAAGACCGAGGTGAAGAATCAGGACCCCGAGCGCCCGCTTTACAAGAAGTACTTCATGCACGGCACCAGCCACTTCCTGGGTCTGGACGTGCACGACGTGGGCCTGTGGACCGAGCCCATCGCCGAGGGCATGGTCTTCACCGTGGAGCCGGGCATCTACATCCGCGAGGAGAAACTGGGCATCCGCCTGGAAAACGATGTGCTGGTGACCAGTGGCGCGCCTGACGACCTGTTCAAGGCTATCCCGGTGGAGGCGGAGGAGGTGGAGGAGTTGATGGCTTCCATCAGGAAGGCGTCCGGCGTGGCCATGTGA
- a CDS encoding succinate dehydrogenase cytochrome b subunit translates to MARSALLGSSLTKKYWMALTGLFLVLFLITHLAGNLQLLDMSPEGQLRFNAYAHFMTTFPVVKVISYVLYFSILFHAFDGFLLAIQNRKARPVKYSYEKPGTNSAWYARQMALLGTLLLVFLVIHMKRFWYEMHWGDLGLDAAGNKDLYAVVAFAFSELWYVALYVVMMAVLAFHLLHGFQSAFQSLGLNHPRYMPIIKNIGVFVAVVLPVFFALIPVWMFINR, encoded by the coding sequence ATGGCACGATCCGCCCTCCTCGGCTCCTCCCTCACGAAGAAGTACTGGATGGCCCTCACGGGCCTTTTCCTTGTCCTCTTCCTCATTACCCACCTGGCCGGCAACCTGCAGCTGCTGGACATGAGTCCCGAAGGCCAGCTGCGGTTCAATGCGTACGCCCACTTCATGACCACCTTCCCGGTGGTGAAGGTGATCAGCTATGTGCTCTACTTCAGCATCCTGTTCCACGCCTTCGACGGCTTCCTGCTGGCCATCCAGAACCGCAAGGCACGCCCGGTGAAGTACAGTTACGAGAAGCCCGGCACCAACAGCGCCTGGTACGCCCGCCAGATGGCCCTGCTCGGCACCCTCCTGCTGGTCTTTCTGGTCATCCACATGAAGCGCTTCTGGTATGAGATGCACTGGGGCGACCTCGGCCTGGACGCCGCAGGCAATAAGGACCTCTACGCGGTGGTCGCGTTCGCCTTTTCGGAACTGTGGTATGTGGCCCTGTACGTGGTGATGATGGCCGTGCTGGCCTTCCACCTGCTTCATGGCTTCCAAAGCGCCTTCCAGTCGCTGGGGCTCAACCACCCGAGGTACATGCCCATCATCAAGAACATCGGCGTTTTCGTCGCCGTTGTGTTGCCGGTGTTCTTCGCCCTCATCCCTGTGTGGATGTTCATCAATCGTTGA
- a CDS encoding fumarate reductase/succinate dehydrogenase flavoprotein subunit, with the protein MSKLDSKIPAGPFEKKWTDHKGHIRIVAPANKRRIDVIVVGTGLAGASAAASLAEMGYNVKAFCFQDSARRAHSIAAQGGINAAKNYQNDGDSTYRLFYDTVKGGDYRAREANVYRLAEVSANIIDQCVAQGVPFARDYGGLLDNRSFGGVQVSRTFYARGQTGQQLLLGAYSALMRQVGKGTVKMFDRHEMLDVVVVDGKARGIIARNLITGEIERHGAHAVLLCTGGYGNVFFLSTNAMGSNVTAAWKAHKRGAYFGNPCYTQIHPTCIPVSGEHQSKLTLMSESLRNDGRIWVPAKLEDAQAIREGRKKGSDIPEADRDYYLERRYPAFGNLVPRDVASRAAKERCDAGFGVNKTGEAVYLDFAAAIERYGKLEANVQKIENPGKELVRELGEKVVSAKYGNLFDMYENIVGEDPYKDAMKIYPAVHYTMGGLWVDYNLQTTVPGLFALGEANFSDHGANRLGASALMQGLADGYFVVPYTVGDYLADDIRTGPIDTKRAEFDEAEKAVKDRIDHFLNNKGTKPVDEFHRRLGKVMWDKCGMARNAEGLKQAIQEIRQIREEFWKDVRVPGKANAFNQELEKAGRVADFLELGELMCLDALDRNESCGGHFREEYQTPDGEALRDDANYAYVAAWEWTGDPGKANLHKEPLTFEEVKLTQRSYK; encoded by the coding sequence ATGAGCAAGCTCGACAGCAAGATCCCCGCCGGTCCATTCGAAAAGAAGTGGACCGACCACAAGGGCCACATCCGCATCGTGGCACCCGCCAACAAACGACGCATCGACGTGATCGTGGTGGGCACTGGTCTGGCCGGCGCCAGCGCCGCGGCCTCTCTGGCGGAAATGGGCTACAACGTGAAGGCCTTCTGCTTCCAGGACAGCGCGCGTCGGGCCCACAGCATCGCGGCGCAAGGTGGCATCAACGCAGCGAAGAACTACCAGAACGATGGCGACAGCACCTACCGTCTGTTCTACGACACGGTGAAGGGCGGTGACTACCGGGCCCGCGAGGCCAACGTGTACCGCCTGGCCGAGGTGAGCGCGAACATCATCGACCAATGCGTGGCGCAGGGTGTGCCATTCGCCCGCGACTACGGGGGACTGCTGGACAACCGCTCCTTCGGCGGTGTGCAGGTGAGCCGCACCTTTTACGCCCGTGGGCAGACAGGGCAGCAGCTGCTGCTCGGCGCCTACAGCGCGCTGATGCGCCAGGTGGGCAAAGGCACGGTGAAGATGTTCGACCGCCACGAGATGCTCGATGTGGTGGTGGTGGACGGCAAGGCGCGCGGCATCATCGCGAGAAACCTCATCACCGGCGAGATCGAGCGGCATGGCGCGCACGCGGTGCTGCTCTGCACCGGCGGCTACGGCAACGTGTTCTTCCTGAGCACCAACGCCATGGGCAGCAACGTCACGGCCGCGTGGAAGGCGCACAAGCGCGGGGCCTACTTCGGCAACCCTTGCTACACGCAGATCCACCCCACCTGCATACCGGTCAGCGGTGAGCACCAGAGCAAGCTCACGCTGATGAGCGAATCGCTGCGCAACGACGGTCGCATCTGGGTGCCTGCGAAACTGGAGGATGCCCAGGCGATCCGTGAGGGCCGCAAGAAAGGCAGCGACATTCCCGAGGCCGACCGCGACTACTACCTGGAGCGCCGCTACCCGGCCTTCGGCAACCTGGTACCCCGCGACGTGGCCAGCCGCGCCGCCAAGGAGCGCTGCGATGCGGGCTTCGGGGTGAACAAGACCGGTGAGGCGGTGTACCTCGATTTCGCCGCCGCCATCGAGCGCTACGGGAAGCTGGAGGCCAACGTGCAGAAGATCGAGAACCCCGGCAAGGAGCTGGTCCGTGAACTGGGCGAGAAAGTGGTGAGCGCCAAGTATGGCAACCTCTTCGACATGTACGAGAACATCGTCGGCGAGGATCCTTACAAGGACGCGATGAAGATCTACCCTGCCGTGCACTACACCATGGGCGGTCTTTGGGTGGACTACAACCTGCAGACCACCGTGCCGGGCCTCTTCGCCTTGGGCGAGGCCAACTTCAGCGACCACGGCGCCAACCGCCTCGGTGCTTCAGCCTTGATGCAGGGACTGGCCGACGGCTACTTCGTGGTGCCCTATACCGTGGGCGACTACCTCGCCGACGACATCCGCACCGGCCCCATCGACACCAAGCGTGCGGAGTTCGACGAGGCGGAGAAGGCCGTGAAGGACCGGATCGACCACTTCCTGAACAACAAGGGCACCAAGCCCGTGGACGAATTCCACCGCCGCCTGGGCAAGGTGATGTGGGACAAGTGCGGCATGGCCCGCAACGCGGAGGGCTTGAAACAGGCCATCCAGGAGATCCGCCAGATCCGGGAAGAGTTCTGGAAGGACGTGCGGGTGCCGGGCAAGGCCAATGCGTTCAACCAGGAACTGGAGAAAGCCGGTCGTGTGGCCGACTTCCTGGAGTTGGGCGAGCTGATGTGCCTGGACGCGCTGGACCGCAACGAAAGCTGCGGCGGCCACTTTCGCGAGGAATACCAGACCCCCGACGGTGAGGCCCTCCGCGATGATGCCAACTACGCCTACGTGGCGGCCTGGGAATGGACCGGTGATCCCGGAAAGGCCAACCTGCACAAGGAGCCGCTGACGTTCGAGGAGGTGAAACTGACGCAACGTTCATACAAATAG